One Aegilops tauschii subsp. strangulata cultivar AL8/78 chromosome 7, Aet v6.0, whole genome shotgun sequence genomic window carries:
- the LOC109775515 gene encoding xyloglucan endotransglucosylase protein 7: protein MLSGSLWRLLAVAVAVTLAVGATGAAAAVEAGRSRSLHRDFDAVWGKRNARFFDDGRVVELALDRETGSRLESKDRYLFGRFDLDIRLVAGESAGTITSFYICTGGARHDEVDFEFLGNVSGEPYILHTNIFSDGKGEREQQFVLWFDPTADFHTYSILWNPLNIILYIDGTPIRVFKNNEANGVPFPTRQPVHVFASIWNAEEWATQGGRVKTDWSEAPFVAAYRRFDATSACVWQGGASPARCGGDHLPSSASSWMAQRLDWWSWMTLNWVRMNYMTYDYCADRKRYPHAFPTECIIPIGRI from the exons ATGCTGAGCGGCTCTCTCTGGCGGCTGCTGGCCGTGGCCGTGGCCGTGACCTTGGCCGTAggggcgacgggggcggcggccgCCGTGGAGGCCGGCCGGAGCCGGAGCCTGCACCGGGACTTCGACGCCGTGTGGGGGAAGCGCAATGCGCGCTTCTTCGACGACGGCCGGGTGGTGGAGCTGGCGCTGGACCGGGAGACCGGGTCCAGGCTGGAGTCCAAGGACCGGTACCTCTTCGGGCGGTTCGATCTCGACATcaggctcgtcgccggcgagtcCGCCGGGACCATCACCTCCTTCTAC ATCTGCACGGGTGGCGCGCGGCACGACGAGGTGGACTTCGAGTTCCTGGGCAACGTGAGCGGCGAGCCCTACATCCTGCACACCAACATCTTCAGCGACGGCAAGGGCGAGCGGGAGCAGCAGTTCGTGCTCTGGTTCGACCCCACCGCCGACTTCCACACCTACTCTATCCTCTGGAACCCGCTCAACATCAT TCTGTACATCGACGGGACGCCGATCCGGGTGTTCAAGAACAACGAGGCGAACGGGGTGCCGTTCCCGACGCGGCAGCCGGTGCACGTCTTCGCCAGCATCTGGAACGCCGAGGAGTGGGCGACGCAGGGCGGCCGCGTCAAGACGGACTGGTCGGAGGCGCCGTTCGTGGCCGCGTACCGGCGGTTCGACGCGACCAGCGCCTGCGTCTGGCAAGGCGGGGCGTCGCCCGCGCGGTGCGGCGGCGACCACCTGCCGTCGTCGGCGTCGTCGTGGATGGCGCAGCGGCTGGACTGGTGGAGCTGGATGACGCTCAACTGGGTGCGCATGAACTACATGACCTACGACTACTGCGCCGACCGGAAGCGGTACCCCCACGCGTTCCCCACCGAGTGCATCATCCCCATCGGCAGGATCTGA